In the genome of Aulosira sp. FACHB-615, one region contains:
- a CDS encoding type I restriction endonuclease subunit R, whose amino-acid sequence MGSGLEETYTELPTIEQLQKMRQLPGGLGWEHIKANPLATIPEQRDDYHEVLLLSRLQRQLREINLDPNGQPWLDQHRINQAINQLQNLGPGKLMEKNETLTKLLLTGVKVEGLTGKQTTINLIDFDHPERNDFLAISQFRIDPPGVNGPKGHYRPDIILFVNGIPLVVIECKAPGADMLKSGIQDLLLYSNQRNSLQPEGIERLFHYNQLMISCTSGRAVVGTVGSQPKHYLEWKDTSPFDSSLIAQILDITNPTLPEEELISSASNYLLPESSPTNEDETLAAVKSGEKLEDLIDLSKLNRRQQLIAGMLHPANLLDILRHYILFTTKHNRRIKIVPRYQQFRGVSKAVDRLIHGKTKTEHGSQDQRGGIIWHYQGSGKSLDMVFILRKLRTIPQLQQFKAVIVTDRTDLEDQLSETATLSGQTLQVAQNIKDLAKKLRQTGPGIVFGMVQKFNKINEAKEYADIEELNNALNPSEGILLLIDEAHRSHSNTLHAYLSKALPNCAKIGFTGTPIISAKKKKTKDIFAHDENPYIDIYSIRDSQKDNVTVPIFYEGLETMGAVKGATTLDQLFEVLFQDYTAEERAAIKSKYAGKKNVLNAKELMKDKARHILRHYVTRIMPDKFKAQVAASDRQACVLYQQYLTAAKEELIQELESKAVILQSLKLESAPTEYRTLVQAYPYLDTIKRLEFAAIISANSKQDPQAWKQWTDENNHTTYKNRFWKNLDEDGLAFLIVNNKLLVGFDAPLEQVLYVDRSLVEHDLLQAIARTNRTAEGKDYGLIVDYYGIDIAAAMSVYDQEDVDGAWFDIQEELPKLDEAHHRAMNFWQERNLNIDDDKEACINILNHDERSRAEFYQLLREFLQAMDAFLPRPQALRYLKDAKKLGELKKLVDDIFRDERPEDAKEKVQALIDQHIQSQGINLKVSPVNILDLDFEQRVQQRRSVQTRAAEMEHAIRYHIRTHLDDDPVYYRNLSDKLEEILQRLGANWDAIATEFLNLAQKVRTEQTEVSENQPSARIRPFFNALIDALDSPTPEISIQLQTFSTELVEYIYSQSYVIGFWNDLVARENLCKNIWLKLEDLNVFPDSKLDGLADQITQLAERHDVNRGR is encoded by the coding sequence ATGGGGTCGGGACTTGAAGAGACATATACAGAATTACCCACAATCGAACAACTCCAAAAAATGCGACAACTTCCCGGCGGTTTAGGCTGGGAACACATCAAAGCAAACCCCTTGGCAACAATCCCCGAACAACGAGACGATTACCACGAAGTTCTCCTACTTTCCCGACTCCAACGCCAACTGCGAGAAATCAACCTCGACCCTAACGGACAACCCTGGCTAGACCAACACCGCATCAACCAAGCCATCAACCAACTGCAAAACCTTGGCCCAGGTAAGCTGATGGAGAAAAACGAAACCCTGACAAAACTTCTCCTCACAGGCGTGAAAGTCGAAGGACTCACAGGTAAACAAACCACCATCAACCTCATAGACTTCGACCACCCGGAACGTAACGACTTCCTCGCCATCAGCCAATTCCGCATCGACCCACCAGGAGTAAATGGCCCTAAAGGTCACTACCGCCCGGATATTATTTTGTTTGTCAACGGTATCCCCCTCGTGGTCATCGAATGCAAAGCCCCAGGTGCAGATATGCTCAAATCTGGGATTCAAGACTTGCTACTTTACTCCAACCAACGTAACAGCTTACAACCCGAAGGAATTGAGCGTCTATTTCACTACAATCAATTGATGATTTCCTGCACCTCCGGGCGGGCTGTGGTGGGTACGGTGGGGAGTCAACCCAAGCATTATCTCGAATGGAAGGATACCAGTCCCTTCGATTCCAGCCTCATAGCTCAGATTTTAGACATTACAAACCCTACCCTTCCCGAAGAGGAATTAATCTCAAGTGCATCTAATTACTTATTACCTGAATCTTCCCCTACTAACGAAGACGAGACTTTAGCAGCAGTCAAAAGTGGCGAAAAGTTAGAAGATTTAATTGACTTATCCAAACTTAACCGCCGCCAGCAACTCATCGCCGGAATGCTTCACCCTGCTAACTTGCTGGACATCCTGCGCCACTACATTCTCTTCACAACCAAACACAACCGCCGCATCAAAATAGTCCCACGCTATCAACAATTCCGAGGCGTATCTAAAGCCGTTGACCGCTTAATACACGGTAAAACCAAAACAGAACATGGTAGCCAAGACCAGCGCGGCGGTATTATCTGGCATTACCAAGGCTCAGGTAAAAGCTTGGATATGGTGTTTATCCTCCGCAAACTGCGGACAATTCCCCAACTTCAACAGTTTAAAGCGGTCATCGTTACCGATCGCACAGATTTAGAAGACCAACTATCAGAAACAGCAACCCTTTCCGGTCAAACTTTGCAAGTCGCCCAAAACATCAAAGATTTAGCGAAGAAACTGCGACAAACAGGGCCGGGTATTGTTTTTGGGATGGTTCAGAAATTTAACAAAATTAATGAAGCGAAAGAATACGCTGATATTGAAGAGTTAAACAATGCTCTCAATCCCTCCGAAGGCATTTTACTATTAATCGACGAAGCTCACCGTTCCCACAGCAACACCCTTCACGCTTACCTTTCCAAAGCTTTACCCAACTGCGCCAAAATTGGTTTTACAGGGACTCCCATCATCTCAGCAAAGAAAAAGAAAACAAAAGACATCTTTGCCCATGACGAAAATCCCTATATTGATATCTACAGTATTCGGGATTCCCAAAAAGATAATGTCACCGTTCCCATTTTCTACGAAGGTCTGGAAACAATGGGAGCAGTTAAAGGAGCCACTACTCTAGACCAACTTTTTGAGGTGCTATTTCAAGACTATACCGCAGAAGAACGGGCAGCGATTAAATCCAAATACGCCGGAAAAAAGAACGTCCTCAACGCTAAAGAACTGATGAAGGACAAGGCTAGACATATCTTACGCCACTATGTCACGCGCATCATGCCTGATAAATTTAAAGCTCAGGTAGCAGCAAGTGATCGCCAAGCTTGTGTTTTGTACCAGCAATATCTTACCGCAGCCAAAGAGGAATTGATTCAAGAATTAGAGTCAAAAGCCGTTATTTTGCAAAGTCTGAAATTAGAATCCGCACCAACTGAATACCGCACCCTCGTACAAGCTTATCCTTACCTAGATACCATCAAGCGCCTGGAATTTGCGGCGATTATCTCCGCCAACAGCAAACAAGACCCCCAAGCTTGGAAACAATGGACGGATGAAAACAACCACACTACTTACAAAAACCGCTTCTGGAAAAACTTAGATGAAGACGGTTTAGCTTTTTTAATTGTGAATAATAAATTGCTGGTAGGCTTCGACGCACCTTTAGAACAAGTGCTATATGTAGACCGCAGCTTAGTAGAACATGACTTATTACAAGCGATCGCTCGTACTAACCGTACTGCCGAAGGTAAAGACTACGGTTTAATTGTAGACTATTACGGTATCGATATCGCCGCCGCCATGAGTGTCTACGACCAAGAAGATGTCGATGGTGCCTGGTTTGATATCCAAGAAGAACTACCCAAACTAGATGAAGCCCACCACCGGGCAATGAACTTTTGGCAAGAACGCAACTTAAATATTGACGATGACAAAGAAGCTTGTATAAATATCCTAAATCATGACGAGCGATCTCGCGCGGAATTCTACCAACTGCTGCGGGAGTTTCTGCAAGCAATGGATGCTTTTTTACCTCGTCCCCAAGCTTTGCGCTACCTCAAAGATGCGAAAAAATTGGGAGAATTAAAGAAATTAGTCGATGATATTTTCCGAGATGAACGCCCAGAAGACGCTAAAGAAAAAGTTCAAGCTTTAATAGACCAACACATCCAATCTCAGGGTATTAACCTCAAAGTCTCACCAGTAAATATTTTAGACCTCGACTTTGAGCAACGGGTACAACAAAGGCGTTCCGTGCAAACTCGTGCGGCTGAAATGGAACACGCCATCCGTTACCACATCCGCACCCATCTAGACGATGACCCAGTTTATTATCGCAACCTCAGCGATAAACTAGAAGAAATTTTACAACGTTTGGGTGCAAATTGGGATGCGATCGCTACAGAATTTTTAAATCTAGCGCAAAAAGTCCGAACTGAACAAACCGAAGTTAGCGAAAATCAACCATCAGCCCGAATTCGCCCCTTCTTCAATGCTCTCATAGATGCGCTAGACTCACCAACACCAGAAATTTCCATCCAACTACAAACCTTTAGCACCGAACTGGTAGAGTATATCTACAGCCAAAGTTATGTAATCGGCTTCTGGAACGATTTGGTAGCTAGAGAAAACCTCTGCAAGAATATCTGGCTGAAATTAGAAGATTTAAATGTCTTCCCAGATAGTAAACTGGACGGTTTAGCAGACCAAATCACCCAATTAGCCGAGCGACACGATGTAAATCGAGGGCGATGA
- a CDS encoding M48 family metallopeptidase, producing MKTINVGELSFELRESPRRRTVEITIERDGQLIITTPPQVPVEKLGQIIEQRRFWIYSKLLKKSAIKQPTEQKTYLPGEGFHYLGRSYRLKLVDSANNPLRLYQGRFELLRSHQEQGRDLFIQWYRGHIQQHLELITTSIANRISAKPTSIQVRELGNRWGSCNPKGDIYFHWRVALLPNAMIEYVVVHEMVHLVQPNHNRDFWDRVERILPDCVERKDWLAKNGAIFSL from the coding sequence ATGAAAACCATTAATGTTGGAGAACTCTCCTTTGAACTGCGCGAAAGTCCCCGTCGTCGCACAGTTGAAATTACCATCGAACGCGACGGTCAACTAATCATAACAACACCACCTCAAGTCCCAGTAGAAAAACTAGGACAAATTATCGAACAACGTCGCTTCTGGATTTACAGCAAACTGCTGAAAAAATCAGCCATAAAACAGCCAACTGAACAAAAAACTTATTTACCTGGCGAAGGCTTCCACTATTTAGGACGCAGCTATCGCCTGAAATTAGTAGATAGCGCAAACAACCCACTTAGACTTTATCAAGGACGCTTTGAACTTTTGCGATCGCATCAAGAGCAAGGTCGAGATTTATTTATTCAGTGGTATCGCGGTCATATTCAACAGCATTTAGAATTAATTACTACATCTATCGCTAACAGAATCAGCGCAAAACCTACTTCTATCCAAGTGCGCGAACTCGGTAATCGTTGGGGTTCATGTAACCCGAAAGGTGATATTTATTTCCACTGGCGTGTTGCTTTGCTTCCTAATGCGATGATTGAATATGTCGTAGTTCATGAAATGGTTCACTTAGTTCAACCCAACCACAATAGAGATTTTTGGGACAGGGTAGAGCGAATCTTACCTGACTGCGTGGAAAGAAAAGATTGGTTAGCAAAAAACGGCGCAATTTTTAGCTTATAA
- a CDS encoding ribbon-helix-helix domain-containing protein has protein sequence MSQTDRVQTSIYFPKDIHEALVRWAQEEDRPISNLVVRIVSKAVEERQNKQNPPQQ, from the coding sequence ATGAGCCAGACCGATCGCGTACAAACTTCGATATACTTTCCCAAAGATATTCATGAGGCTTTGGTGAGATGGGCGCAGGAAGAAGACCGTCCCATCAGTAATCTTGTGGTGCGAATTGTTAGTAAAGCTGTTGAGGAGCGACAAAACAAGCAGAATCCACCGCAACAATAA
- the cas12k gene encoding type V CRISPR-associated protein Cas12k (Type V-K CRISPR systems have also been known as with the large Cas12k protein, has also been known as type V-U5, and Cas12k as C2c5.), producing the protein MSHTTEKIYTAPILRTISCDLCATEDVLRKVWEEMTQKNTPLIVKLLKFVSEQPEFETYKENGTITKKEITNLRKILIEDSDLKYQSGRLRTSADSLVTEVYSSWLQLYQKRQKQKEGKEYFLNNILKSDVELVKESNCDLQTIRCKAQEILRQAEELLRQSQNSVSQVNVNNNIPKSVTKILYEIHRETQDILTRCAVTYLIKNQNDVTEIEEDITELQMRRTEKEVEIKRLNKQIQNSRLPHGRDITGEIYNQALDNLINQVPKDNNEYSEWINFFLSKKSSLPYPIDYLYGDLSWYKDDNGNIYVYFNGWSKYHFKICCDKRQLHFFERFLEDYKAVKESEKGKEKLSGSLVTLRSAQLLWQQEEGKGQPWKVNKLTLHCTYDARLWTAEGTEEVRQEKTNKAQKQVDKVGNNEDIDSKEQKKLSKNIASLSRLNNSFTRPSKPIYRGQSNIIVGVSFHPVELVTLSVVDVTNQQILICKTLKQLLGNAFPLLSRRRRQQVHLRKEREKAQKKDSPCHLGESQLGEYVDKLLAKRIVEVAKEYQADSIVLPGLQGIRENRTSVIQAKAETKFPGDVNAQKLYVKEYNRQIHNWSYRRLQQSIKSKAAELKISVEFGVQPSYGTLEEKARDLVLFTYQSRINTVGR; encoded by the coding sequence ATGAGCCACACTACTGAAAAAATTTATACCGCTCCAATTTTAAGAACTATAAGCTGTGATTTATGTGCTACAGAAGATGTACTTCGTAAAGTATGGGAAGAAATGACTCAAAAAAATACGCCCCTAATTGTTAAATTATTGAAATTTGTAAGTGAGCAACCAGAATTTGAAACCTATAAAGAAAATGGCACAATAACTAAAAAGGAAATCACTAATTTACGTAAAATTTTAATAGAAGATTCTGATTTGAAATACCAGTCAGGTCGTCTCCGCACATCAGCAGACTCTTTGGTAACAGAGGTTTATTCCTCATGGCTTCAACTATACCAAAAACGGCAGAAGCAGAAAGAAGGTAAAGAATACTTTCTCAACAATATACTTAAAAGTGATGTTGAACTTGTAAAAGAAAGTAATTGTGATTTACAGACAATACGTTGCAAAGCACAAGAAATACTGAGACAAGCAGAAGAATTGTTGAGACAAAGCCAAAATTCAGTATCTCAAGTAAATGTCAATAACAACATTCCGAAAAGCGTAACTAAAATTTTGTATGAAATTCATAGGGAAACACAGGATATTCTAACGCGATGTGCAGTAACCTACCTGATAAAGAATCAGAATGATGTGACTGAGATAGAAGAAGATATCACAGAGCTTCAAATGCGTCGTACTGAAAAAGAAGTAGAGATTAAACGCTTAAACAAACAGATACAGAATAGTAGATTACCTCATGGTAGAGATATAACTGGAGAAATATATAATCAGGCATTGGATAATCTCATAAATCAAGTTCCAAAAGACAATAATGAATATTCAGAGTGGATAAATTTTTTTTTAAGTAAAAAATCATCATTACCTTATCCTATAGATTATTTATATGGAGATTTAAGTTGGTATAAAGATGATAATGGAAACATTTATGTTTACTTCAATGGTTGGTCAAAATATCATTTTAAAATCTGTTGTGATAAACGCCAACTTCATTTTTTTGAACGTTTTTTAGAAGACTACAAAGCTGTTAAGGAAAGTGAAAAGGGAAAAGAAAAACTCTCTGGTAGCTTGGTTACACTACGTTCTGCACAGTTATTATGGCAACAAGAGGAAGGTAAAGGTCAACCCTGGAAAGTAAATAAACTAACCCTACATTGTACCTATGACGCTCGTTTATGGACAGCAGAGGGTACAGAGGAAGTAAGACAGGAAAAAACTAATAAAGCTCAAAAACAAGTAGATAAGGTAGGAAACAATGAAGATATTGATAGCAAAGAACAGAAGAAGCTCAGTAAAAATATAGCTTCATTGTCTCGTCTTAATAATTCATTTACTCGTCCTAGTAAGCCAATTTATCGAGGTCAATCTAACATAATTGTTGGAGTTAGTTTTCATCCGGTTGAGTTAGTAACGCTTTCTGTAGTTGATGTAACTAACCAACAAATACTGATATGTAAAACGCTCAAACAGTTACTGGGCAATGCTTTTCCACTATTAAGCCGTAGACGAAGACAACAAGTGCATTTGCGTAAGGAGAGGGAAAAAGCTCAGAAAAAAGATTCCCCATGTCATCTAGGAGAGTCACAGCTAGGGGAATATGTTGATAAATTACTGGCAAAAAGAATCGTGGAAGTCGCTAAGGAATATCAGGCTGATAGCATTGTCTTACCTGGGTTACAAGGCATTAGGGAAAATCGTACCAGTGTAATTCAAGCAAAAGCAGAAACCAAATTTCCCGGTGATGTCAATGCACAAAAATTATATGTCAAGGAATATAATCGCCAGATACACAATTGGAGCTACAGAAGGCTTCAACAATCTATAAAGTCAAAAGCTGCCGAATTGAAAATCAGTGTTGAGTTTGGTGTACAGCCATCTTATGGCACTCTGGAAGAGAAAGCCAGAGATTTAGTCTTGTTTACTTACCAAAGCAGAATTAATACTGTTGGTAGATAA
- a CDS encoding HAD family phosphatase, with translation MSLKAVLFDFNGVIINDERIHLQLIDEILVNENLQPQKPQERQTCLGRSDRACFQELLANRGRVVTEEYLNQLLHRKAEAYVLELEKLEKLPIYSGVEDLIYQVRSQNLYLGLVSGALRKEIELVLNRAKLAEYFTVIVAGDDITTSKPQPDGYLLAVERFNQQSPELNLQPQECIAIEDTPAGIQAAKLANMKVVGVANTYPFHILQRCCNWTVDYLTDLELERVQNVFSGKEPQPRVSEC, from the coding sequence ATGAGTTTAAAGGCAGTTCTGTTTGATTTTAATGGTGTCATCATTAACGATGAACGTATTCACCTGCAATTAATCGATGAGATTCTCGTGAATGAGAATCTCCAACCCCAAAAACCCCAAGAGCGTCAGACTTGTTTGGGCAGGAGCGATCGCGCTTGTTTTCAAGAACTGCTGGCAAATCGCGGTAGAGTAGTCACGGAAGAGTATCTCAACCAGCTACTTCACCGCAAAGCTGAAGCTTATGTGCTGGAACTGGAAAAATTAGAAAAACTGCCCATATATTCAGGTGTAGAAGATTTAATTTATCAAGTACGTTCCCAAAATCTCTATTTAGGTTTAGTTAGTGGCGCACTCCGTAAAGAAATAGAATTAGTCCTCAACCGCGCCAAACTCGCAGAATACTTTACAGTTATTGTTGCAGGAGACGACATCACCACCAGTAAACCCCAACCAGATGGTTATCTGTTAGCAGTGGAACGCTTCAACCAACAATCTCCCGAATTAAATTTGCAACCCCAAGAATGTATCGCCATTGAAGACACCCCCGCAGGTATCCAAGCCGCCAAACTAGCCAACATGAAAGTTGTGGGTGTAGCCAATACCTATCCTTTCCATATACTTCAGCGTTGCTGTAACTGGACTGTAGATTATTTGACTGATTTAGAACTCGAACGAGTGCAGAACGTGTTTTCTGGCAAAGAACCGCAGCCAAGGGTAAGTGAGTGTTAA
- a CDS encoding class I SAM-dependent methyltransferase — MATAQDTIWESFLSPVVRFLIDEEKLQRYALSIDWEKEGDVIRSADVTIPAYYKQNFHGIKGGYLNSSAAVSYDPITEYVLPPNETWVRQALIDAVKVQPRRILDLGCGTGSTTLMLKQAFPQAEVIGLDLSPYMLVRAEDKARTTNLNIIWRHGNAAQTDFPDASFDLVTASLLFHETPSAVTQAILQESFRLLVAGGQVLILDGNQKTLRQLDWLNNIFEEPYIHEYAADSVDARLGAAGFQGVRTEDVWWIHQLSSGIKPTLITGSAMQATVRQHSQGSTDSTIDNNDLEGLESPVFGITA, encoded by the coding sequence ATGGCAACGGCTCAAGATACCATCTGGGAAAGTTTTTTATCTCCGGTAGTGCGTTTTTTGATTGATGAGGAGAAGTTACAAAGATACGCACTGAGTATTGATTGGGAAAAAGAGGGCGATGTAATTCGTTCTGCCGATGTTACAATTCCTGCGTACTACAAGCAAAATTTTCACGGTATCAAAGGCGGATATCTCAATTCTAGTGCGGCGGTAAGTTACGACCCAATTACGGAATACGTCTTGCCTCCGAATGAAACTTGGGTGCGTCAAGCATTGATTGATGCGGTGAAAGTTCAACCAAGGCGCATACTTGATTTAGGTTGTGGTACGGGTTCCACAACTTTGATGTTAAAACAAGCTTTCCCTCAAGCGGAAGTGATTGGTTTGGACTTGTCTCCATATATGCTGGTGAGGGCAGAAGATAAAGCCAGAACTACCAATTTAAATATTATCTGGCGACATGGCAACGCCGCGCAAACTGATTTCCCCGATGCTTCGTTTGATTTAGTTACCGCGTCTTTACTATTTCACGAAACACCAAGTGCAGTTACCCAAGCAATTTTGCAAGAAAGCTTTCGGTTATTAGTAGCTGGTGGACAGGTTTTAATTTTAGATGGCAATCAAAAAACCCTGCGTCAGTTAGATTGGCTGAATAATATCTTTGAGGAACCTTATATTCATGAGTATGCTGCTGACAGTGTAGATGCGCGGCTGGGTGCGGCGGGGTTTCAAGGAGTACGCACCGAAGATGTTTGGTGGATACATCAACTAAGTAGCGGGATAAAACCAACTCTAATCACAGGTTCAGCTATGCAAGCCACAGTCCGCCAGCATAGTCAGGGATCAACAGACAGCACAATAGATAATAATGATTTGGAGGGTTTAGAATCTCCAGTATTTGGCATAACGGCATGA
- a CDS encoding metallophosphoesterase, with amino-acid sequence MHWLFTGRLSVDKITVKIAELPQSLEGIKLVQLSDFHYDGMRLSEEMLQEAIAVTNEVEPDLIVLTGDYVTDDPSPIHQLVMRLKHLQSRCGVYAVLGNHDIHYNHSQAEVTKAFTSIGVHVLWNEIAYPFGDELPVVGLADYWSREFNPIPVMQQLDPFTPRIVLSHNPDTAKILEQWRVDLQLSGHTHGGHIVIPGFGPAVFYYKKLLKQLPKKLRRWVPFWFGDCSKVVRYWEWAQGFHKVANNQLYVNRGLGTYRPGRLFCPPEVTVITLMKSEV; translated from the coding sequence ATGCACTGGTTGTTTACGGGACGTTTAAGTGTAGATAAAATCACGGTTAAGATTGCCGAATTACCACAATCTTTAGAAGGGATAAAGTTAGTCCAGTTATCAGATTTTCACTATGATGGTATGCGACTTTCTGAGGAAATGTTGCAAGAAGCGATCGCAGTGACTAATGAAGTAGAACCTGATTTAATAGTGTTAACTGGTGATTATGTCACTGATGATCCTTCCCCAATTCATCAACTTGTGATGCGACTCAAACATCTACAAAGTCGCTGTGGTGTTTATGCTGTACTTGGCAACCATGACATACACTACAATCATTCTCAAGCTGAAGTGACGAAGGCTTTTACTAGTATCGGTGTCCATGTTCTGTGGAATGAAATCGCCTATCCCTTTGGCGATGAATTACCAGTGGTTGGTTTAGCTGATTATTGGTCGCGGGAGTTTAATCCTATACCAGTTATGCAGCAACTCGACCCATTCACACCGCGCATTGTTTTATCTCATAATCCCGATACTGCCAAAATTTTAGAACAGTGGCGAGTTGATTTACAATTATCTGGTCATACGCATGGTGGTCACATTGTTATTCCTGGTTTTGGCCCTGCGGTGTTTTATTATAAAAAGTTACTCAAACAATTACCAAAAAAACTCCGGCGTTGGGTTCCATTTTGGTTTGGCGATTGCTCAAAGGTCGTGAGATATTGGGAATGGGCGCAAGGATTTCACAAAGTAGCTAATAATCAGTTATACGTGAATCGTGGCTTAGGAACTTACAGACCAGGACGCTTGTTTTGTCCACCTGAAGTTACGGTGATTACTTTAATGAAGTCTGAAGTATAA
- a CDS encoding metallophosphoesterase translates to MHWLLSGPLSVEKLTVKIAGLPASLQGKKLVQMSDFHYDGAGLSDEMLEQAIALSNQVKPDLVILTGDYVTTSPQPINDLVLKLKQLQTQAGIYAVLGNHDIYYRYSKRDITKALTQIGVRVLWNEVVYPFGNELALVGLADRYSPEFNPAPVMEQLNPNIPRIVLSHNPDTAEILQAWRVDLQLSGHTHGGQIVIPGLGAVVAYRKNILQLIPHRIRRCFPYLRRDNFVLRHWEWAQGLHRVGRNLLYVNRGLGTYSPGRLFCPPEVTVITLERE, encoded by the coding sequence ATGCACTGGTTATTATCTGGGCCGTTGAGTGTAGAAAAATTAACGGTGAAGATTGCGGGTTTACCTGCATCGTTACAAGGTAAGAAGTTGGTGCAGATGTCAGATTTTCATTATGATGGTGCGGGTCTATCGGATGAGATGTTAGAACAAGCGATCGCACTGAGCAACCAAGTCAAACCAGATTTAGTCATATTAACAGGCGATTATGTTACCACAAGTCCCCAACCAATTAATGACTTAGTTTTAAAACTCAAACAATTGCAAACTCAAGCAGGTATTTATGCTGTCCTGGGTAATCATGATATTTATTACCGCTACTCAAAAAGGGACATTACCAAGGCTTTAACTCAAATTGGCGTGCGTGTTTTATGGAATGAAGTCGTTTATCCGTTTGGGAATGAATTAGCATTAGTCGGACTGGCAGATAGGTATTCACCAGAATTTAACCCTGCACCTGTTATGGAGCAGTTAAACCCAAATATACCCCGCATTGTGCTATCTCATAACCCCGACACGGCAGAAATATTGCAAGCTTGGCGGGTAGATTTGCAGTTATCTGGTCATACTCATGGTGGTCAAATAGTCATTCCCGGACTGGGGGCGGTGGTTGCTTATCGTAAAAACATACTGCAACTAATACCCCACAGAATCCGGCGTTGCTTTCCCTATTTACGCCGAGATAACTTTGTCCTCCGTCATTGGGAATGGGCGCAGGGTTTACATCGTGTAGGAAGGAATCTGCTATATGTCAACCGTGGTTTAGGAACTTATTCTCCCGGAAGGCTATTTTGTCCGCCAGAAGTAACAGTTATTACCTTAGAAAGAGAATAA